A genomic region of Barnesiella viscericola DSM 18177 contains the following coding sequences:
- a CDS encoding Do family serine endopeptidase, producing the protein MNSYGKKLMGIALIAILSSGVSIGAFSLLNRSADSKLEDQPVGSEYAQPTRFSRVVNRPAVETDFTVAAENTVNAVVSIKSISTPKQSQMGGLTDPFFEYFFGQGGRNIEPQPRTGLGSGVIITPDGYIVTNNHVVEGADKLDITLNDNRTFNGRVIGTDPSTDLALIKIDAKDLPIVKFGDSDNLKVGEWVLAVGNPLGLTSTVTAGIVSAKARSISALNPRSQKMGIEAFIQTDAAVNPGNSGGALVNTAGELVGINTAIYSETGSYAGYSFAIPTSIVSKVIADLKEYGTVQRAVLGIGYMEINSDLAKEKNLEVQEGIYVGEVFNRSAAMEAGIKEGDVITSINDVKIKNGAMLSEQLNRYRPGDKIKIGLLRGKESKAVSLTLKNSQGNTEITKIAGMDSLGAGFKELDAKSLREMNIRYGVQVIGLKNGKFKSAGIRDGFVILEINNTPMKSVSDLESMYDSIVKSNQTQKVMFITGVYPNGKMMYYAVDLAD; encoded by the coding sequence ATGAATTCTTACGGAAAGAAATTGATGGGTATAGCTTTGATAGCAATCCTGAGTTCTGGAGTTAGTATCGGAGCATTCAGTTTATTAAACAGGTCGGCCGACTCAAAACTCGAAGACCAGCCTGTGGGAAGTGAGTATGCACAACCCACGCGCTTTTCCCGGGTTGTCAATCGTCCTGCTGTCGAAACCGACTTTACCGTGGCTGCCGAGAATACGGTCAACGCCGTGGTGAGCATCAAGTCAATTTCCACCCCCAAACAGAGTCAAATGGGCGGTCTTACCGATCCGTTCTTTGAATATTTCTTCGGTCAAGGTGGCCGGAATATCGAACCTCAACCCCGCACGGGACTGGGCTCGGGCGTCATCATTACCCCCGACGGATATATCGTGACCAACAACCACGTGGTCGAAGGAGCCGACAAACTGGATATTACGCTGAACGACAACCGTACCTTCAACGGACGTGTAATCGGTACCGATCCCTCGACCGACCTGGCCCTGATTAAAATCGATGCCAAAGACCTGCCTATCGTCAAGTTCGGCGACTCGGACAACCTGAAAGTGGGCGAATGGGTTTTGGCCGTAGGTAACCCGCTGGGGTTGACCTCGACCGTGACTGCCGGTATTGTCAGTGCCAAGGCTCGTAGCATCAGCGCGCTCAATCCTCGCAGCCAGAAGATGGGCATCGAAGCCTTTATCCAGACCGATGCCGCAGTAAATCCCGGCAACAGTGGCGGTGCGCTGGTCAATACGGCCGGTGAACTGGTAGGTATCAACACCGCCATCTACTCCGAAACCGGTAGCTATGCAGGTTATTCGTTTGCCATTCCTACCTCGATTGTAAGCAAAGTAATTGCCGACTTGAAAGAGTATGGAACCGTACAACGTGCCGTACTGGGTATCGGATACATGGAAATCAACTCCGACCTGGCCAAGGAGAAGAACCTCGAAGTTCAGGAGGGAATCTACGTAGGCGAAGTATTTAACCGCAGCGCAGCTATGGAGGCCGGTATCAAAGAGGGCGATGTAATCACCTCGATTAACGACGTAAAAATCAAAAACGGCGCCATGCTCTCCGAGCAGTTGAACCGCTACCGTCCCGGCGACAAGATCAAGATCGGCTTGTTGAGAGGTAAAGAATCGAAGGCCGTATCGCTCACCTTGAAGAATAGCCAAGGCAATACCGAGATTACCAAGATAGCCGGTATGGATTCGCTGGGTGCCGGATTCAAAGAACTCGACGCCAAGAGCCTGCGCGAGATGAACATTCGATATGGCGTACAGGTTATTGGATTGAAAAACGGAAAATTCAAATCGGCCGGTATCCGCGACGGGTTTGTGATTCTCGAAATCAACAACACCCCCATGAAATCGGTAAGCGACCTGGAATCGATGTACGATTCGATTGTCAAATCGAACCAGACCCAGAAGGTCATGTTCATTACCGGTGTTTATCCAAACGGCAAGATGATGTACTATGCCGTAGACTTGGCCGACTAA
- a CDS encoding sigma-70 family RNA polymerase sigma factor has protein sequence MRQLKITKSITNRESASLDKYLQEIGREDLITVEEEVELAQRIKKGDHAALEKLTRANLRFVVSVAKQYQNQGLSLPDLINEGNLGLIKAAEKFDETRGFKFISYAVWWIRQSILQALAEQSRIVRLPLNQVGSLNKISKALSKFEQENERRPSPEELAEELDIPVDKISDTLKVSGRHISVDAPFVEGEDNSLLDVLVNDDSPIADRSLINESLSKEIDRALKQLTPRESEIIKMFFGIGCQEMTLEEIGDKFGLTRERVRQIKEKAIRRLRTASRSKLLKTYLG, from the coding sequence ATGAGACAATTAAAAATTACCAAATCGATTACTAATCGGGAAAGTGCTTCTCTGGACAAATACCTTCAAGAAATCGGTCGTGAGGACTTAATCACGGTAGAAGAGGAAGTTGAACTTGCCCAACGCATAAAAAAAGGCGACCATGCAGCTTTGGAGAAGTTGACGAGAGCCAACTTGCGTTTTGTCGTTTCGGTTGCCAAACAATATCAAAACCAAGGATTGAGCCTGCCCGACTTGATTAACGAAGGAAATCTGGGACTGATCAAAGCCGCCGAGAAATTCGACGAAACAAGAGGATTCAAATTCATCTCTTATGCCGTGTGGTGGATTCGCCAATCCATACTCCAAGCTCTGGCCGAGCAATCGAGAATCGTTCGTCTGCCGCTGAACCAGGTGGGCTCGCTCAACAAAATAAGCAAGGCCCTCTCGAAATTCGAGCAGGAGAACGAGCGTCGTCCTTCACCCGAAGAGTTGGCCGAGGAGTTGGATATTCCGGTCGACAAAATCTCCGACACGTTGAAGGTATCGGGTCGTCACATCTCGGTCGATGCCCCCTTTGTCGAAGGCGAGGACAACAGCCTGCTCGACGTGCTGGTCAACGACGACTCCCCCATTGCCGACCGTTCGCTTATCAACGAGTCACTCTCGAAAGAGATAGACCGTGCACTCAAACAACTCACCCCGCGTGAAAGCGAAATCATCAAGATGTTCTTCGGCATCGGTTGTCAAGAGATGACACTCGAAGAGATAGGCGACAAATTCGGGTTGACCCGTGAACGCGTACGCCAAATCAAGGAGAAAGCCATCAGACGGCTCAGAACCGCATCGAGAAGCAAATTATTAAAAACCTATTTGGGATAA
- a CDS encoding 2-isopropylmalate synthase, producing the protein MSDRLFIFDTTLRDGEQVPGCQLNTVEKIQVAKALEALGVDIIEAGFPVSSPGDFESVVAISKAVTWPTICALTRAVENDIKVAAEALQYARHKRIHTGIGTSDYHIKYKFNSTREEIIERAVAAVKYAKKYVEDVQFYAEDAGRTDNEYLARVVEAVIKAGATVVNIPDTTGYCLPDEFGQKIRYLKEHVTGIDRVVIATHCHNDLGMATANTMAGIQNGARQAEVTINGIGERAGNTSLEEVAMICKCHHDLQIETNINTQKIYSTSRLVSNLMNMPVQPNKAIVGRNAFAHSSGIHQDGVLKNRESYEIIDPKEVGIDETSIVLTARSGRAALKHRLHLLGIELEKEALDKAYDAFLKLADRKKDINDDDILMLVGKERTANARIRLDFLQVTAGVGIKSVASIGLDIAGEKFEAAASGNGPVDAAINAIRCIIHRKMVVSEFLIQAITRGSDDVGKVHMTVVYNNASYYGFSANTDIVAASAEAFIDAINKFII; encoded by the coding sequence ATGTCTGACCGATTATTCATTTTTGACACAACCCTACGAGACGGCGAACAGGTCCCCGGTTGTCAACTCAACACCGTTGAAAAAATACAAGTAGCCAAAGCGCTCGAAGCCCTTGGCGTCGACATTATAGAAGCGGGATTCCCGGTATCCAGTCCCGGCGATTTCGAATCGGTCGTTGCCATCTCCAAAGCGGTGACCTGGCCTACCATCTGTGCCCTCACCCGGGCGGTCGAAAACGACATAAAGGTAGCGGCCGAAGCCCTGCAATATGCCCGGCACAAACGCATACACACGGGCATTGGCACCTCGGACTATCACATCAAGTACAAATTCAACTCCACCCGCGAGGAGATTATCGAGCGGGCCGTCGCCGCGGTCAAATATGCCAAAAAGTATGTCGAGGACGTGCAGTTTTATGCCGAAGATGCGGGTCGCACCGACAACGAATACCTGGCCCGTGTGGTCGAGGCGGTCATCAAGGCCGGGGCTACCGTCGTCAACATACCCGACACCACCGGCTATTGCCTGCCCGACGAGTTCGGCCAGAAGATTCGCTACCTCAAAGAGCATGTAACCGGGATAGACCGGGTAGTTATCGCCACCCACTGCCACAACGACCTGGGCATGGCCACGGCCAACACGATGGCCGGGATACAGAATGGAGCCCGTCAGGCCGAAGTGACCATCAACGGCATCGGCGAACGGGCCGGAAACACCTCGCTCGAAGAGGTGGCCATGATTTGCAAATGCCACCACGACCTGCAAATCGAGACCAACATCAATACCCAGAAGATTTACAGCACGAGCCGACTAGTCTCCAACCTCATGAACATGCCCGTGCAGCCCAACAAGGCCATCGTGGGTCGCAACGCCTTTGCCCACTCCTCGGGCATACATCAGGACGGTGTGTTGAAGAACCGCGAGAGCTACGAGATTATCGACCCCAAAGAGGTGGGTATCGACGAGACGTCGATTGTACTGACGGCCCGCAGTGGACGGGCTGCCCTGAAACACCGCCTCCACCTGCTGGGTATCGAGCTGGAAAAAGAGGCACTCGACAAAGCCTACGATGCCTTCCTCAAACTGGCCGACCGCAAAAAAGACATCAACGACGACGACATACTCATGCTGGTGGGTAAAGAGCGCACCGCCAATGCACGCATTCGTCTCGACTTCCTGCAAGTGACGGCCGGCGTGGGCATCAAGTCGGTGGCCAGCATCGGTCTCGACATCGCCGGCGAGAAGTTCGAGGCCGCCGCTTCGGGCAACGGCCCGGTCGATGCCGCCATCAACGCCATTCGCTGCATCATACACCGCAAGATGGTCGTGAGCGAATTTCTCATACAGGCCATCACCCGGGGGAGCGACGACGTAGGCAAGGTGCACATGACCGTCGTCTACAACAACGCCTCCTACTACGGCTTCTCGGCCAATACCGACATCGTAGCCGCCTCGGCCGAAGCCTTTATCGACGCAATCAACAAATTCATCATATAA